A single Gasterosteus aculeatus chromosome 2, fGasAcu3.hap1.1, whole genome shotgun sequence DNA region contains:
- the asb14b gene encoding dynein axonemal heavy chain 12 isoform X1, whose translation MNTETEDEFHTSEDDLDEDEATQYIIEQSLIEYRKLKGLNPSDLTPSDDPDEIFKSIKEGDKDALNRLAAQTETLSRVDERGWIPLHEASANDDRRVLEIVFSASPPGAAQCRTLKGETPLFLAVVRGLRENATFLLQNACSPDLQNDERDSPLVAAILNDQYDLATLLLRYGARVDQTGPLNRTALHESAFLGLENFVYLLLESGADPNACDITEKTPLALAARNGHLNVVEFLLQKGARVSSDSESGGILFDAAASGNPDIISSLLDHGADPNLPLCGGHLPLHRVAYHGHVLALEHLIPVTKLEAVKESGMSPLHSAAAGGHAHCLEALLKAGYDPNFMLHPRVRRDYQDERRSALFFAVSNNDLQCTRLLLEAGAMVNQDPITCLQAALRQGNYELINTLLKFGANVNYYSRINTTHFPSALQYALKDEVMLRMILNHGYDVKRCFDCPYGDGSHDYAPWTTSVIKDMVFCEVITVSWLKHLSAQVVLIMLDYTDHVSFCTKLRDTLEEQRQWTEICQVQRNARGLKHLCRLRIREHLSHLRLRAPVFIGFLPLPQRLRDYLRYKEFDVYSRGSLVPPH comes from the exons AtgaacacagagacagaagatGAGTTTCACACGTCCGAGGACGACCTGGACGAGGACGAGGCGACGCAGTACATCATTGAACAGAGTCTGATTGAGTACAGAAAGCTCAAAGGGTTGAATCCGAG TGATCTGACGCCCAGTGACGACCCGGACGAGATCTTCAAGTCAATCAAGGAGG GGGACAAAGACGCGCTGAACCGACTGGCGGCGCAAACGGAGACTCTGTCCAGAGTGGACGAGCGAGGATGGATCCCGCTGCACGAGGCCTCGGCCAACGACGACCGAAGGGTCCTGGAGATCGTCTTCTCAG CGTCACCCCCGGGCGCAGCCCAGTGTCGCACCCTGAAGGGGGAGACGCCGCTGTTTCTGGCCGTGGTCCGCGGACTCCGAGAGAACGCCACCTTCCTGCTGCAGAACGCCTGCAGCCCGGATCTCCAGAACGACGAGCGGGATTCTCCGCTGGTGGCAG CCATTCTGAACGACCAGTATGACCTGGCGACGCTGCTGCTGCGCTACGGTGCCCGAGTGGACCAAACGGGGCCGCTGAACCGGACCGCTCTGCACGAGTCGGCCTTTTTGGGCCTGGAGAACTTTGTCTATCTGCTCCTGGAATCTGGTGCCGACCCAAACGCGTGTGACATCACAGAGAAAACTCCACTGGCTCTGGCTGCGCGGAACGGGCATCTGAACGTGGTGGAGTTCCTGTTACAAAAAG GAGCCCGTGTGAGCAGCGACTCAGAGTCCGGCGGGATCTTGTTCGATGCCGCGGCATCAGGAAACCCCGACATCATCTCCTCGCTGCTGGACCACGGAGCCGATCCCAACCTGCCTCTGTGCGGCGGGCACCTGCCGCTGCACCGCGTGGCCTACCACGGGCACGTCCT GGCACTGGAGCACCTCATCCCAGTCACCAAGCTGGAGGCCGTGAAGGAGAGCGGCATGAGTCCCCTTCACTCTGCCGCCGCCGGGGGCCACGCCCACTGCCTGGAGGCGCTCCTCAAAGCCGGCTACGACCCCAACTTCATGCTGCACCCGAGGGTGCGCCGCGACTACCAGGATGAGCGCAGGTCCGCCCTCTTCTTCGCCGTGTCCAACAACGACCTGCAGTGCACCCGCTtgctgctggaggccggggCGATGGTGAACCAGGATCCCATCACCTGTCTGCAGGCGGCCCTCAGGCAGGGCAACTACGAGCTCATCAACACGTTGCTGAAGTTCGGGGCCAACGTGAACTACTACTCCCGCATCAACACCACCCACTTCCCCTCGGCGCTGCAGTACGCGCTGAAAGACGAGGTCATGCTCAGGATGATCCTGAACCACGGGTACGACGTCAAGCGTTGCTTTGACTGTCCGTACGGCGACGGTTCCCACGACTACGCTCCGTGGACGACCTCGGTCATCAAAGACATGGTG TTCTGTGAGGTGATAACGGTGTCGTGGCTGAAGCACTTATCTGCCCAGGTGGTGCTCATCATGCTGGACTACACCGACCATGTCTCCTTCTGCACCAAACTTAGGGACaccctggaggagcagagacagtGGACGGAGATCTGTCAAGTTCAAC GAAACGCGCGGGGCCTGAAGCACCTGTGTCGGTTGCGGATAAGAGAGCATCTCAGTCACCTGCGCCTGAGAGCCCCGGTTTTCATCggcttccttcctcttcctcagaggCTGAGAGATTACTTGCGCTACAAGGAGTTCGACGTCTACAGCAGGGGCAGCCTCGTTCCCCCGCACTGA
- the asb14b gene encoding dynein axonemal heavy chain 12 isoform X2, translating to MNTETEDEFHTSEDDLDEDEATQYIIEQSLIEYRKLKGLNPSDLTPSDDPDEIFKSIKEGDKDALNRLAAQTETLSRVDERGWIPLHEASANDDRRVLEIVFSASPPGAAQCRTLKGETPLFLAVVRGLRENATFLLQNACSPDLQNDERDSPLVAAILNDQYDLATLLLRYGARVDQTGPLNRTALHESAFLGLENFVYLLLESGADPNACDITEKTPLALAARNGHLNVVEFLLQKGARVSSDSESGGILFDAAASGNPDIISSLLDHGADPNLPLCGGHLPLHRVAYHGHVLALEHLIPVTKLEAVKESGMSPLHSAAAGGHAHCLEALLKAGYDPNFMLHPRVRRDYQDERRSALFFAVSNNDLQCTRLLLEAGAMVNQDPITCLQAALRQGNYELINTLLKFGANVNYYSRINTTHFPSALQYALKDEVMLRMILNHGYDVKRCFDCPYGDGSHDYAPWTTSVIKDMVFCEVITVSWLKHLSAQVVLIMLDYTDHVSFCTKLRDTLEEQRQWTEICQVQHTEFATLQHFHQWASGAVTIVLQQMFVPMKLLLPL from the exons AtgaacacagagacagaagatGAGTTTCACACGTCCGAGGACGACCTGGACGAGGACGAGGCGACGCAGTACATCATTGAACAGAGTCTGATTGAGTACAGAAAGCTCAAAGGGTTGAATCCGAG TGATCTGACGCCCAGTGACGACCCGGACGAGATCTTCAAGTCAATCAAGGAGG GGGACAAAGACGCGCTGAACCGACTGGCGGCGCAAACGGAGACTCTGTCCAGAGTGGACGAGCGAGGATGGATCCCGCTGCACGAGGCCTCGGCCAACGACGACCGAAGGGTCCTGGAGATCGTCTTCTCAG CGTCACCCCCGGGCGCAGCCCAGTGTCGCACCCTGAAGGGGGAGACGCCGCTGTTTCTGGCCGTGGTCCGCGGACTCCGAGAGAACGCCACCTTCCTGCTGCAGAACGCCTGCAGCCCGGATCTCCAGAACGACGAGCGGGATTCTCCGCTGGTGGCAG CCATTCTGAACGACCAGTATGACCTGGCGACGCTGCTGCTGCGCTACGGTGCCCGAGTGGACCAAACGGGGCCGCTGAACCGGACCGCTCTGCACGAGTCGGCCTTTTTGGGCCTGGAGAACTTTGTCTATCTGCTCCTGGAATCTGGTGCCGACCCAAACGCGTGTGACATCACAGAGAAAACTCCACTGGCTCTGGCTGCGCGGAACGGGCATCTGAACGTGGTGGAGTTCCTGTTACAAAAAG GAGCCCGTGTGAGCAGCGACTCAGAGTCCGGCGGGATCTTGTTCGATGCCGCGGCATCAGGAAACCCCGACATCATCTCCTCGCTGCTGGACCACGGAGCCGATCCCAACCTGCCTCTGTGCGGCGGGCACCTGCCGCTGCACCGCGTGGCCTACCACGGGCACGTCCT GGCACTGGAGCACCTCATCCCAGTCACCAAGCTGGAGGCCGTGAAGGAGAGCGGCATGAGTCCCCTTCACTCTGCCGCCGCCGGGGGCCACGCCCACTGCCTGGAGGCGCTCCTCAAAGCCGGCTACGACCCCAACTTCATGCTGCACCCGAGGGTGCGCCGCGACTACCAGGATGAGCGCAGGTCCGCCCTCTTCTTCGCCGTGTCCAACAACGACCTGCAGTGCACCCGCTtgctgctggaggccggggCGATGGTGAACCAGGATCCCATCACCTGTCTGCAGGCGGCCCTCAGGCAGGGCAACTACGAGCTCATCAACACGTTGCTGAAGTTCGGGGCCAACGTGAACTACTACTCCCGCATCAACACCACCCACTTCCCCTCGGCGCTGCAGTACGCGCTGAAAGACGAGGTCATGCTCAGGATGATCCTGAACCACGGGTACGACGTCAAGCGTTGCTTTGACTGTCCGTACGGCGACGGTTCCCACGACTACGCTCCGTGGACGACCTCGGTCATCAAAGACATGGTG TTCTGTGAGGTGATAACGGTGTCGTGGCTGAAGCACTTATCTGCCCAGGTGGTGCTCATCATGCTGGACTACACCGACCATGTCTCCTTCTGCACCAAACTTAGGGACaccctggaggagcagagacagtGGACGGAGATCTGTCAAGTTCAAC ACACAGAGTTCGCAACGCTGCAACATTTTCATCAGTGGGCCTCGGGCGCCGTCACCATAGTGTTACAACAGATGTTTGTTCCAATGAAACTCCTCCTGCCACTTTAA